The sequence below is a genomic window from Lemur catta isolate mLemCat1 chromosome 12, mLemCat1.pri, whole genome shotgun sequence.
CAAGATGAATgacaaatgagaaattttaaataaacactcACTGTGTTTATTTAAATCAGTCCATATAGGATCATACTTCAAAATGTGTaatcatggaaaataaacacagcTGAACATGTCAGGGTTGAATTTCAGATTAAAACTCCCCCACATTCAAATTTCTATAGTCATGCTCTATCTTTTTAACCTGTTTGGGTTAAGAGCAAACATGATAAATAGCTGATCTTAACATATTTTCTCCCCCAAAGTTAGTAGCTCTCAGAAGGTTGAAATTCAGGCCAGCTGGAATACTAAAGATGACCAGTTGTCTGGCTGACTCAATCCCTCCCTTGGCTACAGAGAACTATCTAGAGTAATGGTACCTTCTGATGGCCTGCCAGGGGAAATTTAAGACCTAAAACTTATTCTGTCATCCTCTTTCCTTTTATGTAAGCGGTTAGGAgttgggaagaagagaaagacaagCACATCAGAATCATCTCAGGAACTTCAAAAAACTATGCATGCCTTTGTGCCACCACCACTCCAGAAAAGGGAAGAACGTCatagtgggttttttgttttttttttttgttttttttaaggctCTGCACAGGTGAGGCTGATAAGCTTGGCTTGCATCCCTACCCCATTCTCTCTTGAGAAACACGGTTTGAAGAATATAGGTTTAACaacaggaggctgaggagtcaGAGCCACCATGTGCTTTGTCTGAAAATCTTACCATATTAATAGCTTGATTAATTTCACTTCAGGCAAGTTCTCACACAAATCCTCCAACCCCATTCAACATTCTCCTCTGGGCACTTCTCTGCTAGTAGCTCAGTGACTCTGGGAAAAACTATTCCAATGTCCATCccaattataaattataaattgaaaattaaaacctAATCAAGATGGAGTCCCTACAGAGCAGTATTAGTGATATATCTGCAGccaggaaaagagaaagctgttagttgaatagaaaatataaaattaaatatatattaacctCCTTCAAAATACCCACTCGTTtccttcaaatttaaaaaagtctGTTGTCAACTCTTTCTCAAATTAAATCTAGTTTTCCTATATATAGTTTTCCGTTTTTGAAAAACGGaaaaagttctttttgttttatcacTACTATGATAGCActttcagttattatttttcattacaaTTTAATGTTTTAGCCACtttatctattaaatattttctgtggctTCACTTAAATActacatagatttttttccacAGGAAAATACGTTCTGAATTCAAAATCTCCAATTTACAAATTTTTGAGCCCTTATATTAATAACATGGCACTTGTATAAACTGTACTAACCATTTCTTCTGGTGCAGCAGTAGCTGCTGACCCTGCACCAAGAAGAGAAACCGGAATGTGAACAGAAGACGTGGAAGTGGCCCCAGCAGAAGTCATGGAAGCAGCAGAGGGAACGGTGGTCGCGCTGGTCACTGCGGGTGGGGATGGCAGCAGCGGAGATGCAACCACCACAGGTATCTGGGGAGCTGAAGGGTCCAAATGAACAGGATGTTCTTTTCCTTGTACACCGGGACcatattcttcctttttattatttatggagTCTATCCCTATAAATCACAAATTGATTCCATTAAAATTCTTCCAAGTTAGGATTACTATTATCCTCCAAACAATCAAAACACATAATGGCTAAAGTTTGGTCCTAACAAATTTTAGATATTTGTCATATACTACATTGGATACAATGTTCAGTTAATACAGTCTGTCACTATTAACTGTTAATGTCAGCATTAACCAGTGAAGACTTCAGACCACTTTCCTCACACATGAAACctaataaatgatttatttttacataaaagataaaaataaattatgtactCAGCTGGGACCCCAGGTAAGTAGAGTGTACTGGCATCACAACTATTACAATACTGTGGTCACACTGAGCCTAAAGATTCATGTCCTTTCACATTATTTCAAATAACTATCCTGATAAATGGCCTGGTATTTTCTGATACTTTAAGACTACTTTCtgatataaacatattttcatctCTTGCTCCTATCCTAACATAAACaatgtgtttttattcttaaGTTGTCAGCAAATAATAATACATCAATAAGCAAAACTAAAATACTCAGTTTTGACATTGTAAGAGAAACAGATTCTTGTAGGTAGATCATATAAATCAAGAATTAAGTGCATATCTGTACACTTAACTGTTTGCAGTGACACCCCATCAAGTAATCTTCCCTCAAAACTTAACCTTGACCTAAGGAGTGAATGATGTCACCTTCCAGAAGCTAGGACATAGGGTTTCTTCcaattttagcttttttcttcCTAGTATTAGAATTTGGTGAGTTTTCTATGTGATACCAAACAGTGGGGTGAGGGTTTGGAAATTCAGTCAATGAGATATTTCAGAATATCTGAATATAGGGCACTATGTAGGTCCTATGTTGAAATAGTTTTCTATGTTGTCCTCTTTCTATCCAGAAATTTGGGCTTCCACATAAGTCCTTTTCTTAGACTATCTGTATAGAAAGTATATAGAGCAATAGTTAACTTATAAACAAAGTTTAACAATGATTACAGTGCCTAGATCCTTTGAAATTCCCTACTGAAAGTGACTAATTCAATATAAAATAcccttttaatttgaaaataaaacacacataaacacacatatactgaGTTTCAACATGTGTTTGATAGAAAGTGATTCCAGTTGTCTCTCTTTAGGTAGTGGCAGACATTATCAGACATAGAACCAGAACAAACATAGCCACTGCAGAATATTAATACTGGAGACCATACCCGTCACTGAAATCTCTTCAAATCCTTTTTCGAAAGTAGGCAGAGAATCTTCAATGAAATACTAACCTGTatcatttctgttttgaaatatagTCATGGCTTCAAGATTTAATGCACATACACCCCTCATGAAAGCTTTTTTCATGGAATCTTCAAAGTGCTCTTTTTCATGTTGCATTCTTTGAATTTCAGCTTTTGCATTTTCCAAAGCTCCAGTTaactaaaataagaattaaaaaaaaaaagaaaacaatttgagaTGCAAAGAGGAATATTAATAGTGAAAAATAGACTTATACTGTGAGGTTATTCttatgtgaaatattaaaaacagtttcCCTGctatgtgcctcagtttattttaaaaggtgtACCTTACCTTTATCTCCATCAAAAAACCATTTTTATTCCTAACCATAAAGTCAAGGCTCAAACAAGGGGAATTTCATATCAGTCCCACTAAAGATTGCTGATGTGTTTTCATTATACAAAAAGATATGTTATTTCTTACCATAAAACTTGTATGTAGGGTATTAAACAAATCATATTAAGAGCCATATCCTTtccccttcagaaaaaaaaaaaataactaaatgcctgcaatattaacagaattttaaaaaagtaaatgttatcTATAGAATTTAAAGTGCAAATAATaggtgctggtgtggatgcagagagaaaggaatgtttctacactgttggtgggactgtaaattagtacaacctctatggaaaacactacagagatacctcaaagaactaaatgtagacctatcatttgatccagcaaccccactactaggtatttacccaaaggaaaagaagtcattttatcaaaaagacacttgcactcaaatgtttattgcagcacaatttacaattgcacagatgtggaatcaacccaagtgcccatcaattcatgagtggattaacaaatgtggtatatgtacaccatggaatactactcagccaggaagaaggatgacttaatgccttttgcaacaatttggatggaactagagaccattatccaaagtgaagtttaaatatctaaagaatggaaaaacaaataccacaggtACTGGCTATTAAACTGGAAATAATGAttagcacacatgtgcatagagggaagcaaaactcaatggaaatcaagcagtgggaaGGGGGGAGTGGGGGATGAGCGAaaacctacttaatgggtacaatgaacactatctgggtgacacacttataaccatgactcaagcattataaaagtgatccatgtaaccaaaactatttgtatccctgtaatactctgaaataaaataaataaatacatacatgctagaggcaaaaaaaaaaatttaaagtgcaGAACATTATGTGTAACACACTTTTCCACAGACCAAAGCTAAAgagactatatattttttacatgtcATTTTGAGTTGcagaaaattattatgaaatttaaTATTAAGAATTTAGTACTATaacaatgaaatttttttccttttcatatttgattttaaGAGGCCTATTGCATTCTtcagaatggtttttatttcattttgggtCCCAAATTGTTTTCCCATgggaaaatgttaattttgttattaaatgtcaatgggaaaataatttcaagttaCATACAACTGCTTTATATCAACCTTATaaggacatattttatttaaattcacatGAGGataaacatttttggtttttgtctttattcttagCTACATAAAAACCAAAAGAGAAGTTTAACTATAAATTAATAGTCTACCTATcttttttactgtatttaaaaaaagtaaaaattttaaaaaagtttaccATAGCAACTTTGGTTTCATAATCGTTGGAAATCCGGACACAAACTTCTTCAGCTCTTGCTTGACAAGCTCGTTCCACCACATCTTTCCACTGCTTTTGTACTATGGAGCGCCAGCCTTTCCAGACTTTCTTCAGTAAAGTTCTCTGGAAGTATTGGTCAGCTAGTTTACCTTCATAAACCTAAATGCAAGTAATATGCAACCTCAAACACACAGTTGACTGATAAATATATTGGTAGTAATAGTAATAAACATAACATGATGGTAGGTATACATACATTATCATTTAATCCTGTGTAATCATATTATTCTCATCTTGCACACAGGTGaacaggcttagagaggttaagtaatctgTCTAGGTTACAAGTAGGAAGGGTAAAGCCAGACTTGCCTGACTGTAGAGCCTGAGCTCTTATCCATTACATCATTGCTTTATGTAGCTAATCAAGttaggggaaaaaggaaaaagccaaataaaagaaaatgagtaaattatCACCTGCCATCTTAGTGATGAATCTACATGACCTTTTAGGGGACAGCAGAACCAGAAGAATAAACAGAGAGTGGCTGGAAGGCAAAAAAGGTGGTAGCTATGGCTTTAGATGACACTGCTTTCACTTTGGCGTGGTGGCCACTAGCATAAGTAAGATTAATTTAATTTACACACCTTGCCATCATATATAATGCAAAACTGATCCAAATAGgaatatatgctatttttattttattgatgaattTAAATCCTTTTGAAAAAGTAGTTCCAATTctcaattttcttaaatttgaaaaactaTCCAAAAGCGATGGCAGTTCCAACTATTacagctaacatttaaaaataaatatgtggccgggcgcggtggctcacgcctgtaatcctagcactctgggaggccgaggcgggtggattgtttgagctcaggagttcgagaccagcctgagcaagagtgagaccccgtctctactaaaaaatagaaagaaattatctggccaactaaaacacatatattcaaaaaattagccgggcatggtggcgcatgcctgtagtcccagctactcgggaggctgaggcagtaggatcgcttaagcccaggagtttgaggttgctgtgagttaggctgatgccacggcactcactctagcccgggcaacaaagtgagactctgtctcaaaataaataaataaataaataaataaatatgtatcctCATTATGTCACTTGacaaataactttcaaaataaagcataaatactcatttttaacAGCTCATTTCAATATGATTAATGTGGATTTAATATATtggaattaattaaaaaatgaaaacactagaAAGTATTCTTAAAGGAGAAATCCTACTCCACAATGCAGGTTGAGCattccctaatccaaaaatccaaaactttGAGTGCTGATATGATGCCACACGTGGAAAATTCCATACATAAGTAAtcaacacaaactttgtttcatgaacaaaattactgaaaatatcaTATGCATTTACCTTCAGGCTATATGTACAAAGTGTGTATGAAATACTACAAATGAATTTCATGCTTAGATTTGGGTCCTATCCTTAAGATTTcacattatgtatatgtaaaaaaatctgaaacagtctgaaatccaaaacacttgtGGTCCCAAGCATTTGGGATAGGGATACCCAAACTGTAATAGctttttccttaaatactaaTCTCTTGGAAGCTAAATGCACAGAGATGACTCTATGGCTCACatgaatatactgaaaaaaatgtatatccatCTCCTATACTTGTGGGTCTGTATACTATCTCTTCttgtgggatatatatatatatctcagttCACTATTTACTCTGATATATTGACTCAGctcttatttaattaaaataaaagatgttcAAATTTAAATGATATACTACAAActaaggataatttttaaaaaactctatagCATGGCTTTCTTTGATTCTTACTCTAAGGCAATTCTATACAACAGACATTTGcactatttttaatgtataaagtGCATTTAAACCTCTTTATGAAGAGGTTTTATTCAggcattttaaaagtagaaacaatatAGGAAGCATATGATATGTCAAAGATTATACATTCTTTCTCCACATAACCACATCTGAGGCCAAATTTGTTAAAAGAGTTCCATTACCAGGGCATTTCTAATTTAGGTACAATCCTTATTAATCTACCATGAAGCAGcaaattatacatacacacacacacacacacacacacacacacacacaccccttataatatatatcatatgtcTATGAAATCTAAGAGGTATTTTTTCCAAACTATACTTAGTAGAAAACAAATCTTTCTTTGACTTTAACAAGAGTTCTAATAAGTGGTCCTAAACACTTTTGAGTTCAGAAGTCTAATATCCATCaatggtcttttttttaatttttaaatttttatttatttttattatcttttaaaatttttttccatgccccctggttttctctttttttcacttaCATCCTGTCTGGATTTGACATGGCCAATTCGCCAGTAGAAGAATGTTCTCATCAactctgtcttttccttctgcttgcCTATGGCATGAGACAAGCTAGAAATCACCTGTGAACAGCAATTAACCCAATTATTGTGATGTTACAATAACAGCAATTGGTAGAGTGATTTTCTTATATCAAAAAAATGCTAGAGGGAATAGCAATATAGATCACTACTATATTGATCCAGTTAACCTCATTATTATCTTTCAAAAGACCAATAAACTTCCCCATATGAATACACTAAATATCAACTAATGAAGGGGAACAAAAGAGGAAAGCAATCTCCGTTATGTTTATATCTTGGCAATCACTAGTAAAAAGTTTATGGTATATGAAAATTAATACAGTCATTGACATTTAATTCAGGAAAAACAATTATATGTTTGAAAGTTTTGCTACATATACAGTCTTTATTTGCTAGACTTGAGGGCAAGGTCCAggttttaaatatctttctagTCCCTACCTTGGATACAGAAGTTCCTCAATATTGTTTAATGATTTTCTGTATTAAACAAACTTATAAAAGCAAGTAAAAGTCATATTCTGATGCACTCTTTCAGTGATATTATTATTCTTgctcttaaaataatttgaaaggcTTTTAAATGCTAAGATAATATTCTCTCTCATAAAGAACTGaataactgaaatatatttctaaaactgGCCACAGTAAAGAGAGATTTTGTAAATCGGGCGCATTTACTgagacatttatttctgttcttccttaaataatttcaaaagagtAAAAGAGTACACATTCTATGACATTGGtaatattctatttattaagctggatggtggtgcatggctattcactttattcattttcataaacaGAACATACGATACCTATACTCTTTTTGTGTtgatacttcaaaataaaaaattaaatttgatatattttaaaaaccttagaACTGAATGTTGAGTATAACAGACTGACTGACATTAGTATCCATTGTTTCAAAAAAGCAAACtacataaaatgttcaattttatattatatcCTACAAAACCAAAAGAtatccatatatttaaaaaccccaaaaactTTTAGTTCATTAAAACACTTGAATGCTGCTTCTGCAGACAAGCAGCTGCCTGTCTCCCCAAGTCCCCCTCTGAAAGCCACCACTCTCCTATCCATAAATGGATGTAGGGACTGGATGCAGGGGGAACAGATCTGTTGCCCATCTGCTTTGTTCCAGGAGCTATCAGGAGGCAAAAAATTAGCACAGACCTGAACCTTACCCTCAAGTTTTTAAGAAgctaacagaaaatgaaataagaggtGTTCTctgtttttatcaataaaatgaagaaagacttCATCAATGAATAAAGACATAGAATTTGAGATACTTAAAGCCAGGTGTGggggtgtgtgcctgtagtcccggctactagggaggctgagatgggaggattgcttgagccccttagttcgaggctgcagtgtgcaatcacatctgtgaatagccactgctctccagcctgggcaacacaaagagaacctggctcaaaaaaaaaagaaaagaaaaaaaaaattgagatgctTAAAATGATGTCTAAAAGGATGgtttaaaatgtggataatgcTGGTTCTTTGATGTTCTCTTAAGGGCAGTTAGGaagaaaagattagaaagaaaaaactagTATACCTACAATTATCacatactctttaaaaaatattatttcaaattgaCAAATCATAGCTGTATACATTTATAGGGTATAAAGTGATGTTTTGATTTACGTATACAAAGCATACACTCAATAATCATTAGTTCTTGGAATTTATTGCCTAGCAAGACATTTACTGAatctcagttaaaaaaatatatacaaaagaagaCCTCATCTTTTCTTCGAATGGAGATTTCAAAGGCTTTTTGCAGCTCCTTCAATTCATTGATCTGGTTGCACAGTTGTTTTGAATGTGCTgcatgcttttctttctcttttttcatttccattcgGTGCCAGTCAATAAAATTAAGTTTCCATTTACTTAGTTCAGATATGATATTTGTCTGAAAAATAAGTATACTGACAATTAAGTATTTTTGTTCCTTAACATCACTTCTTAAAACTACACtgaaattaagaaacattaaaaaataatcagaataagCATTCAACATAAGAgctattaattttttcatattttaagtaattttctatGAAATCttgctgttatttaaaaaaaatttcaggccCCATTCACTAAGTCCCTTTGTTTATTCAAGGACTTAATGTCCACATGAAGATGGATCAGGGAAAAAGGAAACACAGGATTATAGCCTAGGCTGAGCTATATGGCCAGGCAGTTATAGACAGCAGGGAGTTGATCATTTCTTCCCTAAACCATTTATCACAGCATTCACCTTACAACAAATTGCTCTTTTCAATGGGCTGACTGAcgtaaaaatatcaaataagcaTGTGTTATCAAATAAACCTGGATATAAGACATGGTTAACTGAACACAGAACAGTTTAAGTGGTTTGAGGCACACTATTCCAATGGACTTACACTATTATTAGAAGTATGAAACCTGGTCCAAGGAGGGAAAGTGGCAAAAACTATACTAAAAGATCATTTCTAGAATTTAAGGttccaaataatagaaaaatgtaaatgccaTAAACAGAACTCACATGACCATAATTTCTCCATGTATGTGAATACTCGATTTAGTTTTCTCAAactatatatttcagaaaaactgtcattttgtccttttttttttaaataataaaaagtttcccacttctgcaatatttgttttacttAGAGGCCACTAATATcaccaaagtaaaaataaattttcatagaTTTATCAGTTATACATTGTGGTTGCTATAAGAGTGgctataaaatgaatatacattGCTAAATTCAGATCTGTTGTTTCACACAAAAGGAGACATTTTCATTTGTCATAACTAAGATATGGTAAAGGCCCACTATGTCTCAGTCAACATACGCTGAGCCTTTCAAAACATCTGAGAAATTCAGTGGAACATGTACGACTGTTCCAGCAACTATTTAAAACCTGGCAATTCAAAGCATGGTTTCTGAACCAGTAGCATCAGTGGGGAGCTTGACAGAAATGCATAATCTTGGGCCCTGCCCAAAACCTACTGAGTGTAAAGTTGCAGTTTAACAGGATCCCAGGTGATTTGCAAGTACATTAAAGACTGAGAAGCACAGATTTAGGACACCGACTGATCTTCTCAGGAAacaaaagatttcttaaaaaaccttttaattcaaagaaaagaataaacagtATAATCAAGAGCAAAACTGTTACACTGCATATTAAACAACTGCAATACCTTAAGACCTGAGCTCCAAAGATCAAGTACATTTTCCATCTTCTGAAGGTTTTCATCAGAAACAAGAAAATCGCTCACAATTATTTCATGGTCATCTGTATGACTAGAATTAGTTGCTGGTGAGGAAGAGTCATCTAAAAAATGTGAACTGAAAAAATCCATGACTGGGTAAGAAGGCTTCCTTGGTGATAACACTGGTGATGACcctagaataaaagaaaagttttaccAATCAAGCTGAATTGAAAATTACTCAAATTGGTAAGGAATCATATTAGAAGGCTAAAAGATGTCTGCTACCTCTGGAGACTGagaaaaatgcagagaaattaCCTTTCAGGTGTACTTTAATTtggctatttttaatttcactattGCTACTGATTTAGGGCTGACTAGCATGAGATACCTCCTACACTACCTCCATCCCCCAAACCAGTGACCTCTATCCCACATAAGGATGCTTCCTATATTTATCCAGGTCCAGCCTGAGCTGAAACTATTATCAACCATACCATATTACCACTAATCAACCGCTTTCTATGtttctgtaataaaaacattataaagaTACGCTCTCATAACATATGGTAGCCTaaaaaataggtattattatctccattttactgatgaagaaaactgaggttcagaaaggggTAATTTACCAAGGTCACAGTGGTTATATATAGGTCATTGTTACTTTATATGTTTAACACTGAGATGAGTCTTAATACTaccaaaattcaacaataagTAGAAAGAGACTAGTAATTTAGCTTTTGAGAAACTCTGTTGTAAGGGACTCTGTTAGTCTTTTATCACAGAGGTGAGAAATATACACAtctatatatatgtctatatatacatAACTCAGACCCT
It includes:
- the POC5 gene encoding centrosomal protein POC5 isoform X1 — its product is MTSDEEKYSLPVVQNESDRGSSVSSDLQEEYEELLRYAIVTPNIESSASQSSHPRGEVVPDVRIPTAIDDILHSQGDNPLLRETAMEVGKGCDFNISSHSKTDGSSPVLSPRKPSYPVMDFFSSHFLDDSSSPATNSSHTDDHEIIVSDFLVSDENLQKMENVLDLWSSGLKTNIISELSKWKLNFIDWHRMEMKKEKEKHAAHSKQLCNQINELKELQKAFEISIRRKDEVISSLSHAIGKQKEKTELMRTFFYWRIGHVKSRQDVYEGKLADQYFQRTLLKKVWKGWRSIVQKQWKDVVERACQARAEEVCVRISNDYETKVAMLTGALENAKAEIQRMQHEKEHFEDSMKKAFMRGVCALNLEAMTIFQNRNDTGIDSINNKKEEYGPGVQGKEHPVHLDPSAPQIPVVVASPLLPSPPAVTSATTVPSAASMTSAGATSTSSVHIPVSLLGAGSAATAAPEEMYVPRVVTSAQQKAGRTITARITGRCDFASKNRISSSLAIMGVSPPMSSVVVEKHHPVTMQTIPQATAAKYPRTIHPESSTSASRSLGTRSAHTQSLTSVHSIKVVD
- the POC5 gene encoding centrosomal protein POC5 isoform X3 yields the protein MEVGKGCDFNISSHSKTDGSSPVLSPRKPSYPVMDFFSSHFLDDSSSPATNSSHTDDHEIIVSDFLVSDENLQKMENVLDLWSSGLKTNIISELSKWKLNFIDWHRMEMKKEKEKHAAHSKQLCNQINELKELQKAFEISIRRKDEVISSLSHAIGKQKEKTELMRTFFYWRIGHVKSRQDVYEGKLADQYFQRTLLKKVWKGWRSIVQKQWKDVVERACQARAEEVCVRISNDYETKVAMLTGALENAKAEIQRMQHEKEHFEDSMKKAFMRGVCALNLEAMTIFQNRNDTGIDSINNKKEEYGPGVQGKEHPVHLDPSAPQIPVVVASPLLPSPPAVTSATTVPSAASMTSAGATSTSSVHIPVSLLGAGSAATAAPEEMYVPRVVTSAQQKAGRTITARITGRCDFASKNRISSSLAIMGVSPPMSSVVVEKHHPVTMQTIPQATAAKYPRTIHPESSTSASRSLGTRSAHTQSLTSVHSIKVVD
- the POC5 gene encoding centrosomal protein POC5 isoform X2 — translated: MTSDEEKYSLPVVQNESDRGSSVSSDLQEEYEELLRYAIVTPNIESSASQSSHPRGEVVPDVRIPTAIDDILHSQGSSPVLSPRKPSYPVMDFFSSHFLDDSSSPATNSSHTDDHEIIVSDFLVSDENLQKMENVLDLWSSGLKTNIISELSKWKLNFIDWHRMEMKKEKEKHAAHSKQLCNQINELKELQKAFEISIRRKDEVISSLSHAIGKQKEKTELMRTFFYWRIGHVKSRQDVYEGKLADQYFQRTLLKKVWKGWRSIVQKQWKDVVERACQARAEEVCVRISNDYETKVAMLTGALENAKAEIQRMQHEKEHFEDSMKKAFMRGVCALNLEAMTIFQNRNDTGIDSINNKKEEYGPGVQGKEHPVHLDPSAPQIPVVVASPLLPSPPAVTSATTVPSAASMTSAGATSTSSVHIPVSLLGAGSAATAAPEEMYVPRVVTSAQQKAGRTITARITGRCDFASKNRISSSLAIMGVSPPMSSVVVEKHHPVTMQTIPQATAAKYPRTIHPESSTSASRSLGTRSAHTQSLTSVHSIKVVD